One window of Dyadobacter sandarakinus genomic DNA carries:
- a CDS encoding Gfo/Idh/MocA family protein has translation MSQKINVAIVGLGFGAEFIPIYQQHPNANMYAICQRTESKLNEVGDQYGIKVRYSNYDDLLADPNVDAVHINSPIPNHAEQTLKALRAGKHVACTVPMATSVEDCMEIVKATKETGKKYMMMETVVYAREFLFVKELYEKGELGKVQFLKASHQQDMEGWPDYWPGLPPMHYATHCVGPVAGLLKLEAEYVSCFGSGTISEDLAKIHNSPFAVESAHIKFKDSDLSAYVYRSLFDVARQYRESFEVYGSKKSFEWPLIEGEDPVIHTAKKPEHEIPEKVTTPDYAHYLPEEIRHFTGHGVYNLDDNAHLSFVQGGGHGGSHPHLAHEFISALIENRDPFPNAWQSANWTSVGILAHESALQGGALIQLPDFKSV, from the coding sequence ATGTCCCAAAAAATTAATGTTGCGATCGTCGGACTTGGCTTCGGAGCCGAGTTTATCCCCATTTACCAGCAACATCCCAATGCCAATATGTACGCCATATGCCAGCGTACCGAATCAAAATTGAATGAAGTTGGTGACCAGTATGGCATCAAAGTACGTTACAGCAACTACGACGACCTGCTGGCCGATCCCAATGTGGATGCCGTGCACATCAACTCCCCTATCCCCAACCATGCCGAGCAAACGTTGAAAGCATTGCGGGCGGGCAAGCACGTGGCCTGTACCGTACCCATGGCAACGAGCGTGGAAGATTGCATGGAGATCGTGAAGGCGACCAAGGAAACCGGCAAAAAATACATGATGATGGAAACCGTGGTATATGCCCGCGAGTTTCTTTTTGTGAAAGAATTATACGAAAAAGGAGAGCTCGGCAAGGTTCAGTTCCTGAAAGCCAGCCATCAACAGGACATGGAAGGCTGGCCTGACTATTGGCCTGGACTGCCCCCGATGCATTACGCTACGCACTGTGTGGGCCCGGTAGCCGGTTTGCTCAAACTAGAAGCAGAGTATGTATCGTGCTTCGGCTCGGGTACTATTTCCGAAGACCTGGCCAAGATCCACAATTCACCCTTTGCAGTAGAGTCTGCACATATTAAGTTTAAGGACAGCGATTTGTCAGCCTATGTGTACCGCTCCTTATTTGATGTGGCGCGCCAGTACCGCGAAAGCTTTGAGGTGTACGGGAGCAAGAAATCCTTTGAATGGCCTCTTATTGAAGGCGAAGATCCGGTGATCCACACCGCTAAAAAGCCTGAGCACGAGATCCCTGAAAAGGTGACGACGCCGGATTATGCACATTACCTTCCCGAGGAAATCCGTCACTTTACAGGACACGGCGTGTACAACCTGGACGACAATGCGCATTTATCGTTTGTACAGGGCGGCGGCCACGGCGGCTCGCACCCGCATCTGGCCCACGAGTTTATCAGCGCCCTGATCGAAAACCGCGATCCGTTCCCGAATGCATGGCAGTCGGCTAACTGGACCAGCGTAGGG
- a CDS encoding glycoside hydrolase family 125 protein: MVPRRTFMKTGALAVAGAAISQWSFARNADTFPVVRIAADKRKFTSKAVEATITRMKKVIKDPELAWLFENCFPNTIDTTVHYNPVNGKPDTFVITGDIDAMWLRDSTAQVWPYLPLLKEDEHLKDMVAGLINRQTKCILIDPYANAFYDRPKESEWTKDQTDMKPMLHERKWELDSLCYTIRLAYNYWKTTGDTKPFDAEWTQAMGLILKTCKEQQRKENRGPYHFSRVTAWSTDTVPGNGYGNPIKPNGLIASTFRPSDDAAVYPFFIPSNFFAVVSFREVSEMLQKTGKDAKLASDFKALADEVEGALKKYAVYPHPKFGDIYAFEVDGFGNYLLMDDAGIPGLISLPYLGAVNVKDPVYINTRKYVLSDSNPYFFKGKAGEGLGSPHTLVDQIWPMGIIARAITSTDDKEIEAQLKQLKTTHNHTGFMHESFDKDSDAKFTRSWFAWVNTLFGELILKLEKERPHLLAKVY, encoded by the coding sequence ATGGTTCCCAGGAGAACATTCATGAAAACAGGGGCACTGGCGGTTGCAGGAGCGGCAATCTCGCAATGGTCTTTTGCCCGGAATGCCGATACTTTCCCAGTGGTGCGCATCGCTGCCGACAAGCGCAAGTTTACCAGCAAGGCCGTGGAAGCCACCATTACCCGCATGAAAAAGGTGATCAAGGATCCCGAGCTGGCGTGGCTGTTCGAAAACTGTTTTCCCAATACTATTGATACGACGGTCCACTACAATCCTGTAAACGGAAAACCGGACACTTTTGTGATTACCGGCGATATTGATGCCATGTGGCTGCGCGACAGTACCGCGCAGGTTTGGCCCTACCTGCCGCTTTTGAAAGAAGACGAGCACCTGAAAGATATGGTCGCAGGACTGATCAACCGTCAGACCAAATGCATCCTGATTGATCCCTATGCGAATGCATTTTACGACCGCCCCAAGGAAAGCGAGTGGACCAAGGATCAGACCGATATGAAGCCGATGCTGCACGAACGCAAGTGGGAGCTGGATTCGCTTTGCTATACGATCCGCCTGGCTTACAATTACTGGAAAACGACCGGCGACACCAAGCCTTTCGATGCAGAATGGACGCAGGCCATGGGGTTGATCCTGAAAACGTGCAAAGAACAGCAGCGCAAGGAAAATCGTGGTCCGTACCATTTCAGCCGGGTGACGGCCTGGTCTACGGATACGGTACCGGGCAATGGGTACGGAAATCCGATCAAGCCTAATGGTCTGATAGCAAGTACATTCCGGCCTTCCGACGATGCGGCGGTTTATCCGTTTTTTATTCCTTCCAACTTTTTTGCGGTGGTGTCTTTCCGGGAGGTCAGTGAAATGCTGCAGAAAACGGGCAAGGATGCCAAGCTGGCCTCGGACTTTAAGGCGCTGGCCGATGAGGTGGAAGGTGCATTGAAAAAGTATGCGGTATACCCGCATCCGAAGTTCGGGGACATTTATGCATTTGAGGTGGATGGGTTTGGAAATTACCTGCTGATGGACGATGCGGGTATTCCCGGTCTGATCAGCCTGCCTTACCTGGGAGCCGTGAATGTGAAAGATCCGGTTTATATTAATACAAGAAAGTATGTTTTGAGTGACTCCAATCCGTATTTTTTCAAAGGAAAAGCGGGAGAAGGACTGGGCAGTCCGCACACGCTGGTTGATCAGATCTGGCCGATGGGCATTATTGCACGCGCGATCACATCAACGGACGACAAGGAAATCGAGGCGCAGCTCAAACAGCTCAAAACCACGCACAACCATACCGGCTTCATGCACGAATCTTTCGACAAAGACAGCGACGCAAAATTTACCCGAAGCTGGTTTGCCTGGGTGAATACGTTGTTTGGGGAGTTGATTTTGAAATTAGAAAAGGAACGCCCGCATTTGCTGGCGAAGGTTTACTAG